The following are encoded in a window of Chloroflexaceae bacterium genomic DNA:
- a CDS encoding MaoC family dehydratase, translating into MASKTTRGNFFEDFRLGQELIHATPRTVTEGDVALYTALYGSRFALNSSAPFAASLGLPQAPLDSMLVFHIVFGKTVPDISLNAIANLGYAAGRFGQPVFPGDTLSTTSTVIGLRQNKDGKSGVVYVRSIGTNQRGEMVVDYIRWVMVRKGDPDAPAPETVVPDLPEAVPVSELVVPYRVDRGSYDTARAGSPFLWDDYEPGERIDHVDGMTIEEADHMLATRLYQNTARVHFNQHVEREGRFGRRIVYGGHIISLARALSFNGLANALSIAAINGGRHTNPSFAGDTIYAWSTILDRMELPGRDDIGALRVRTVATKDRQCADFPDKSDDGSYPPSVVLDFDYTVLMPRR; encoded by the coding sequence ATGGCTTCAAAAACCACCCGCGGAAACTTCTTTGAGGATTTCCGCCTGGGTCAGGAATTGATCCATGCCACGCCCCGCACGGTTACCGAGGGTGACGTGGCCCTGTACACCGCTCTGTACGGGTCGCGCTTCGCCCTGAACTCGTCGGCGCCCTTCGCCGCCAGCCTGGGGTTGCCTCAGGCCCCTCTGGATAGCATGCTCGTGTTCCACATTGTCTTCGGCAAAACTGTGCCGGACATCTCTCTCAACGCCATCGCCAACCTCGGCTATGCCGCCGGGCGCTTCGGCCAGCCGGTGTTTCCCGGCGATACCCTCAGCACCACCTCGACCGTCATCGGCCTGCGTCAGAACAAGGATGGCAAGAGCGGTGTGGTCTACGTGCGCTCCATTGGAACCAACCAGCGCGGCGAAATGGTGGTAGACTACATTCGCTGGGTCATGGTGCGGAAGGGCGATCCAGACGCGCCCGCCCCCGAAACGGTGGTGCCCGATCTGCCAGAGGCGGTTCCGGTGAGTGAACTGGTGGTCCCCTACCGCGTTGACCGCGGGAGCTACGATACCGCGCGCGCCGGCAGTCCCTTCCTGTGGGACGATTACGAGCCAGGCGAGCGGATTGACCATGTTGATGGCATGACCATCGAAGAGGCCGACCATATGCTGGCGACGCGCCTGTACCAGAACACCGCGCGTGTGCACTTTAACCAGCACGTGGAACGGGAGGGGCGCTTCGGGCGGCGGATCGTCTACGGCGGGCACATTATCAGCCTGGCGCGGGCGCTATCCTTCAACGGCCTGGCCAATGCCCTGAGCATCGCCGCGATCAACGGCGGGCGCCATACCAATCCCAGCTTTGCCGGCGACACCATCTATGCCTGGTCCACCATCCTCGACCGTATGGAACTTCCCGGTCGCGATGATATCGGGGCGCTGCGGGTACGCACGGTGGCGACCAAGGATCGGCAATGCGCCGATTTCCCCGATAAGTCGGACGATGGAAGCTACCCGCCATCAGTGGTGCTCGACTTCGACTACACCGTGCTGATGCCGCGGCGCTGA
- a CDS encoding SURF1 family protein has product MSPHPLLSRGWILKHLFALAIFLSFISLGFWQLARLEERRALNAARLAVLDDNPVALTGREPDLAALIGRKVRVTGTYLNEASVVLRGQRSDSGVQGAHLLTPLRIAGSEAAVIVDRGWIPAPRPEAADLAAYAVTREVMVEGLARAPQARPNSPLAPRDLPLPGQERINAWVRVDVARLQRQVAAPLLPLYIEQFPSGNGATLPRPRDPRQLDEGPHLSYAIQWFAFTAILAVVYAALLRQQVREAGK; this is encoded by the coding sequence ATGTCTCCTCATCCCCTCCTCAGCAGAGGCTGGATCCTGAAGCACCTCTTTGCGCTGGCCATCTTTCTCAGCTTTATCAGCCTGGGCTTCTGGCAACTGGCCCGTCTGGAGGAGCGCCGCGCCCTCAACGCCGCCCGGCTGGCGGTGCTGGATGACAATCCAGTCGCCCTCACCGGGCGCGAACCTGATCTGGCGGCCCTGATCGGGCGCAAGGTGCGCGTGACGGGGACCTATCTCAACGAGGCCAGCGTCGTGTTGCGCGGCCAGCGCTCCGACAGCGGCGTGCAAGGCGCGCACCTGCTCACGCCCCTGCGCATCGCCGGGAGTGAGGCGGCAGTCATCGTTGACCGCGGCTGGATCCCCGCCCCGCGACCCGAAGCGGCGGATCTCGCCGCCTATGCCGTGACCCGCGAGGTGATGGTCGAGGGCCTGGCCCGCGCCCCTCAGGCCCGCCCCAACTCGCCCCTGGCTCCGCGTGACCTGCCGCTGCCCGGCCAGGAGCGGATCAACGCCTGGGTGCGCGTGGATGTCGCTCGCTTGCAACGTCAGGTGGCCGCGCCGTTGCTGCCGCTATACATCGAGCAGTTCCCCTCCGGGAACGGCGCCACCCTGCCCCGCCCGCGTGACCCGCGGCAACTCGACGAAGGCCCGCACCTGAGCTACGCTATCCAGTGGTTCGCCTTCACGGCTATCCTGGCGGTGGTCTACGCCGCGCTCCTGCGCCAGCAGGTACGGGAGGCCGGAAAGTGA
- the trxA gene encoding thioredoxin — translation MMIGEVKSSGTPTAKAGVIEVHERNFDQEVLARSQSVPVVIDFWAPWCGPCRTLGPLLERLAAEARGAWILAKVNVDENPRLAQAFRVQSIPAVMAVHQGKIVDQFVGALPESQVRAWLKRFVPEPSSSLLEAAKALEARDPEGAIARYRLLLGEDPENAEALFALGRLLLLRGDSEGAATLKQVPASSPLFARAQAALPLVELLAARDASAEGELDRRYRQAAHAVAGGDYAQAIDELLAIVARNRTYRDDGARKALLALFAALGDEHPLVPGARRRLANTLF, via the coding sequence ATGATGATCGGTGAAGTGAAATCAAGCGGGACGCCGACCGCGAAGGCCGGTGTCATCGAGGTTCATGAGCGGAACTTCGATCAGGAAGTGCTCGCGCGCTCACAGAGCGTCCCGGTCGTGATTGACTTCTGGGCGCCCTGGTGCGGGCCCTGCCGCACGCTGGGGCCGCTGCTCGAACGGCTGGCCGCCGAGGCCCGCGGCGCCTGGATCCTGGCCAAGGTCAATGTTGATGAGAATCCGCGCCTGGCCCAGGCTTTTCGGGTGCAGAGCATCCCCGCGGTGATGGCGGTGCATCAAGGCAAGATTGTGGATCAGTTTGTGGGGGCCTTGCCTGAGTCGCAGGTGCGGGCCTGGCTCAAGCGCTTTGTTCCCGAACCCTCATCGTCGCTCCTCGAGGCTGCGAAGGCGCTCGAAGCCCGCGACCCCGAAGGGGCTATCGCCCGCTACCGGCTGCTCCTCGGTGAAGATCCGGAGAACGCCGAGGCGCTGTTCGCCCTGGGGCGCCTGTTGTTGCTGCGCGGCGACTCGGAGGGGGCGGCGACCCTCAAGCAGGTGCCCGCCAGTTCGCCACTCTTCGCCCGCGCCCAGGCTGCCCTGCCGCTGGTCGAACTGCTCGCGGCGCGCGATGCCTCCGCCGAAGGCGAGCTCGACCGGCGCTATCGCCAGGCGGCCCACGCGGTCGCCGGCGGCGACTACGCCCAGGCGATTGATGAGTTGCTCGCGATCGTCGCCCGTAATCGGACCTATCGCGACGATGGCGCGCGCAAGGCCCTGCTGGCATTGTTCGCCGCCCTCGGCGATGAGCATCCCCTGGTGCCCGGCGCCCGCCGTCGCCTGGCGAACACGCTGTTCTGA
- a CDS encoding DUF1957 domain-containing protein → MHVAFLVLAHVPYVRRAGRRPLGEEALHTLAAQGLLPLLELLGDLHSSGLRPRIALACSPLLADQLADPVVQKHFVLWMHDVLARREAELAVAERNGDHHAAYLERFYLEWGWQRLRSFEQRFQRNLARAIRELTTARVIEPLAVPATHAYLPLLGREESVRAQIEQGVLQISRHLGRPEGLWLPGAGWRPGVEGIAADAGLRYLVADPSSLPPTLAPQPFWLAGRRVAAVFPDEDLARHVWSEELGYPGDPVYRDPADARGILSRSGAPYDPYHALRRAQEHANHFTTALVIEARRRGTRDLALVLLHAGQIGPTWVEGGTWLQAVLTHCATHGALTLTTPGAYLRAHRPDIEVALREGSWSVGGHAGWQGGAAEAYWRALHAAEERMVQLAGAYPGAEGDRERVLNQAARELMLAQTGDWAGRLSAGATDEWTGRWRVYLDRFEQLAAMAQQERASPGDLFLLEQLEELDGVFPNLNFRIFAP, encoded by the coding sequence ATGCACGTCGCCTTTCTGGTGCTGGCCCATGTGCCATATGTGCGCCGAGCGGGGCGGCGCCCCCTCGGCGAAGAGGCCCTGCACACGCTGGCGGCCCAGGGTTTGCTGCCGCTGCTGGAATTGCTGGGCGATCTGCACAGCAGCGGCCTGCGTCCGCGGATCGCTCTGGCGTGCTCGCCGCTCCTGGCGGATCAACTGGCCGACCCGGTGGTTCAGAAACACTTCGTGCTCTGGATGCACGATGTGCTGGCCCGCCGCGAAGCGGAACTGGCCGTCGCTGAGCGCAATGGCGACCATCACGCCGCGTATCTGGAGCGGTTCTATCTGGAATGGGGCTGGCAGCGGCTGCGCAGCTTTGAGCAGCGCTTCCAGCGTAACCTGGCGCGGGCCATCCGCGAACTGACCACGGCACGGGTGATCGAGCCGCTGGCCGTGCCAGCGACCCACGCCTATCTTCCTCTCCTGGGGCGAGAGGAGTCAGTGCGGGCGCAGATCGAGCAGGGCGTGCTCCAGATCAGCCGCCACCTCGGACGCCCCGAGGGCCTCTGGCTGCCTGGCGCCGGCTGGCGCCCCGGCGTTGAGGGCATAGCCGCCGACGCCGGGCTACGCTACCTGGTGGCCGACCCGAGTTCGCTCCCGCCCACGCTGGCGCCACAACCCTTCTGGCTGGCCGGACGCCGCGTAGCCGCCGTCTTTCCCGATGAGGATCTGGCGCGGCATGTCTGGTCGGAGGAGCTGGGGTATCCCGGCGATCCTGTGTACCGTGATCCCGCCGATGCGCGGGGCATTCTCTCCCGCAGCGGCGCACCCTACGATCCCTATCACGCCTTGCGGCGCGCGCAGGAGCATGCCAACCACTTCACCACGGCCCTGGTCATCGAGGCGCGCCGTCGCGGGACGCGCGATCTGGCCCTGGTGTTGCTCCATGCCGGCCAGATCGGCCCGACCTGGGTCGAGGGCGGCACCTGGCTCCAGGCCGTGCTGACCCACTGCGCCACCCATGGCGCTCTGACCCTCACCACGCCAGGGGCCTATCTGCGCGCGCATCGTCCGGACATCGAGGTCGCCCTGCGTGAAGGCTCGTGGTCAGTGGGAGGGCATGCCGGCTGGCAGGGGGGCGCCGCTGAAGCGTACTGGCGGGCGCTCCACGCCGCTGAGGAGCGCATGGTGCAACTCGCCGGGGCCTACCCCGGCGCCGAGGGTGACCGCGAGCGGGTCCTCAACCAGGCCGCCCGCGAGCTCATGCTTGCCCAGACAGGCGACTGGGCGGGGCGGCTGAGCGCGGGAGCAACGGACGAATGGACTGGACGCTGGCGCGTGTACCTCGACCGTTTTGAACAGCTTGCCGCGATGGCGCAACAGGAACGGGCCAGCCCTGGCGATCTGTTTCTGTTGGAGCAATTAGAGGAACTTGATGGAGTTTTTCCGAATCTGAACTTTCGTATTTTTGCGCCGTAG